The Aulosira sp. FACHB-615 genome includes a region encoding these proteins:
- a CDS encoding DUF192 domain-containing protein has translation MQLVKIPSEKDLYIAGFRFLNILGPVAGISIVVATSTLVYLQTRPQYLPVTHTLTHNNQVFKLEVASTPEELGKGLKFRSSLPSDRGMLFVLGKEYKDVPFWMSQVKIPLDIIYLKDNVVTTVIYNAPPCPKNPCPIYKGSAATHVLELAPGAGIRVGDKLSIQKLPKSQ, from the coding sequence ATGCAATTAGTAAAAATTCCTTCAGAAAAAGACTTGTACATTGCGGGGTTTAGGTTCCTGAATATTCTGGGGCCTGTCGCCGGTATATCAATTGTTGTGGCAACGTCAACCCTCGTTTACTTACAAACCCGCCCCCAGTATCTACCAGTAACCCACACTTTGACCCACAACAACCAAGTATTTAAGCTAGAGGTTGCCAGTACACCAGAGGAATTGGGGAAAGGCTTGAAATTCCGGTCATCTCTGCCGAGCGATCGCGGGATGTTGTTTGTTCTCGGTAAAGAATACAAAGATGTCCCATTCTGGATGTCACAGGTCAAAATCCCACTGGACATAATTTATCTCAAAGATAATGTAGTGACGACAGTGATTTACAACGCCCCACCTTGTCCCAAAAATCCTTGTCCGATTTACAAAGGTAGTGCTGCGACGCACGTTTTGGAACTCGCCCCTGGTGCTGGCATTCGAGTTGGGGATAAGTTATCTATCCAAAAATTACCAAAAAGTCAATAG
- a CDS encoding TrbI/VirB10 family protein: MTDSSSSIDNLLKVEDDCKLPEFSDEQEKEIPKITKHNLSTSPWSRLLIVAVPFGSAFFIIFLFLNSIFNPSTKEAIKPAKQLQDTSAVEEKVDDGDVYAKLALSKQEDELNKLNSNQSKQVPLPEVETQKTTSIVSNPAPVTPRTVQSPTRYQPPASKVSRVNSPPALPRSFVNSSPRVNNLVTTPATKAIDPTAEFNRLRTIGSYGLIAYADSSVGESTITDPGEYPASFTQTTPPLTEPADMLSVPEPTNENISSDIEQIRPRWQADTQLKSDKYLPQEEQILQGQQTQYLTVGEFATGILITPLVKQQTDNTNSRQKTEDSQRFVAKLTQDLHDNYGKVAIGRDTLLVVELASVDAGNYATAYVRSIIKDNTEYPLTAGAISIHAQGGKPLIAKKFQDKGGEIAQYDLTVGLVGGLAKVGEIINQPDVQQSIQTGFGGAFSNTNIQNNRRNIGGAFLQGAFEKLGDIVSSRAESSTQEILARPNVWYIPQGTKVTFIVNRTLELP; the protein is encoded by the coding sequence ATGACTGACAGTTCTTCAAGCATTGATAATCTATTAAAAGTGGAAGATGATTGTAAGCTTCCTGAGTTTTCTGATGAGCAAGAGAAAGAAATACCTAAAATTACTAAGCACAATCTATCCACGTCTCCCTGGTCAAGATTGCTGATAGTTGCCGTACCTTTTGGGTCAGCCTTTTTCATCATCTTCCTCTTTCTCAACAGTATTTTTAATCCGTCAACCAAAGAAGCAATTAAACCTGCTAAACAGCTTCAAGACACATCCGCAGTTGAAGAAAAAGTTGATGATGGAGATGTTTATGCCAAACTCGCGCTTTCAAAACAGGAAGATGAGTTAAACAAACTCAACAGCAATCAAAGTAAGCAAGTTCCATTACCAGAAGTTGAAACCCAAAAAACAACTTCGATAGTTTCTAACCCCGCTCCAGTAACACCGCGAACAGTTCAATCCCCAACACGTTACCAACCCCCAGCTTCCAAGGTTAGTAGAGTTAATTCACCTCCTGCTCTACCACGTAGTTTTGTTAATTCCAGCCCTAGAGTTAATAATCTCGTGACCACACCAGCGACAAAAGCCATAGACCCGACTGCTGAATTTAACCGACTCCGCACTATTGGCTCCTACGGACTCATAGCTTACGCTGATAGTTCTGTTGGTGAATCAACAATCACTGACCCCGGTGAATATCCTGCATCATTCACCCAGACAACACCACCACTAACAGAACCAGCAGATATGTTAAGTGTACCTGAGCCTACCAACGAAAACATATCCAGTGACATCGAACAAATCCGCCCCCGATGGCAGGCTGATACTCAACTTAAATCTGACAAGTATTTACCCCAAGAAGAACAAATCCTTCAAGGTCAACAAACTCAATACCTGACAGTTGGTGAATTCGCTACTGGGATCTTAATTACACCATTAGTCAAACAACAAACTGATAACACTAACAGCAGACAAAAAACTGAAGATAGTCAACGATTTGTCGCCAAACTGACCCAAGACTTACATGACAATTATGGTAAGGTGGCAATTGGGCGCGATACTTTATTAGTGGTGGAACTGGCATCTGTTGATGCTGGTAATTATGCCACTGCTTACGTCAGAAGTATTATCAAGGACAACACTGAATATCCTCTAACTGCTGGGGCTATTTCGATTCATGCCCAAGGTGGTAAACCCTTGATTGCGAAAAAATTTCAGGATAAGGGTGGTGAAATTGCCCAGTATGACCTGACTGTGGGATTAGTTGGGGGACTTGCCAAAGTTGGTGAAATTATCAATCAGCCTGATGTTCAACAATCTATACAAACGGGTTTCGGGGGTGCTTTTTCCAACACTAACATTCAAAATAATCGACGCAACATTGGTGGTGCTTTCTTGCAAGGTGCTTTTGAAAAATTGGGAGACATTGTTAGTTCTCGTGCCGAAAGTTCTACACAAGAAATACTGGCTCGTCCCAATGTTTGGTATATCCCCCAAGGCACTAAAGTTACTTTTATTGTGAATCGCACTTTGGAGTTGCCGTGA
- a CDS encoding ATP-binding protein, translating into MSSTLVQQVFELIKLQNKLIAIESPLQERIRLLKNIASECQQQNINCYIWTLEDDSLYQLIVNDQDLTLQPETKYQAIAKNRREHYFEILRFWKTTDLQGILILEGMFPWLGETSNPDFFLTAEWIKSALINLKLYNRNSNKTAILLGPNASLSTDIAPEVPTVVQQLPSVAEIANHLPLILPNHSETDINSTARACVGMYLADIEYGIRQAIASGCLNAQELIKKLFTYKIDLFKRIYNVDFLLPPTIEIGGLELMQQAFKRYKRLLTPLAKAYNLRLPKGILLIGPPGTGKSHSAKACSARLGLPLIIVEWGSFRSYGNLAEYKLKILLTLLDRLNSVIFYLDDFDKGFAGDDDLSKRLAGMLLTWMQERTSEVLILASVNRLDWLPPELTRSGRFDDIFKVDLPNHGERNTIFKIHLARFDKRFRGGDAFSTEEWQRLLKATNRCVGAEIQAIVERAAIATFCQMFPDDTMPSELPPLEITLSALLEARQNINPLAIREADRVESMRNKADLQGLPSSPVDSSIYSVGNVDIFG; encoded by the coding sequence ATGAGTTCAACATTAGTTCAACAAGTTTTTGAGTTAATAAAACTCCAGAACAAGCTAATTGCCATAGAATCTCCCTTGCAAGAGAGAATTCGGCTACTCAAAAACATCGCCAGCGAATGCCAGCAGCAAAACATCAACTGCTACATCTGGACGCTGGAGGACGATTCACTATACCAGTTAATTGTCAACGACCAAGACTTGACATTACAACCTGAAACCAAATATCAGGCGATCGCCAAAAACCGACGCGAACACTATTTTGAAATCTTGAGATTTTGGAAAACCACTGATTTACAAGGCATTCTCATCCTGGAGGGGATGTTTCCCTGGCTGGGAGAGACTTCTAACCCCGACTTTTTTCTCACGGCGGAGTGGATCAAGTCGGCGCTGATTAACCTCAAACTGTACAATCGTAACTCAAACAAGACTGCTATCTTGTTGGGGCCAAATGCCAGCTTGTCAACTGACATTGCACCAGAAGTCCCTACCGTAGTTCAGCAGCTACCAAGTGTTGCTGAAATTGCTAATCATTTACCCCTGATCCTGCCCAATCACAGCGAAACAGATATTAACTCTACCGCTAGAGCCTGTGTGGGAATGTATCTTGCTGATATTGAGTATGGTATCAGACAAGCAATCGCATCTGGTTGTCTCAACGCTCAAGAGTTAATCAAAAAACTATTTACCTATAAAATTGACCTGTTTAAGCGAATTTACAACGTTGACTTTTTACTGCCACCAACCATTGAGATTGGTGGATTGGAGCTAATGCAACAAGCATTTAAGCGATACAAACGACTGTTGACACCACTGGCGAAAGCTTATAATCTCCGACTACCCAAGGGTATTTTGCTAATCGGCCCTCCCGGCACAGGTAAATCGCACTCAGCCAAAGCTTGCTCGGCGCGTTTGGGACTTCCTTTAATTATCGTAGAGTGGGGAAGCTTCCGCAGCTACGGCAACTTAGCCGAATACAAGCTCAAAATTTTATTAACATTGCTCGACCGTCTCAACAGTGTCATCTTCTATTTGGACGACTTTGATAAGGGATTCGCCGGGGATGATGATTTATCCAAACGCTTGGCTGGTATGCTTTTAACCTGGATGCAAGAACGTACTAGCGAAGTATTAATACTGGCATCTGTCAACCGATTAGATTGGCTACCACCTGAATTAACACGAAGCGGTAGGTTTGACGATATTTTCAAGGTGGATTTGCCCAACCACGGCGAACGCAACACCATATTCAAGATTCACCTTGCCAGATTTGATAAGCGGTTTCGTGGTGGAGATGCTTTCAGCACTGAAGAATGGCAGAGATTACTTAAAGCAACCAATCGCTGTGTAGGCGCGGAGATTCAAGCGATTGTGGAACGAGCAGCAATCGCTACTTTCTGCCAAATGTTTCCCGACGACACTATGCCATCGGAATTACCACCACTTGAGATTACACTGTCGGCGCTGCTGGAAGCAAGGCAAAACATTAACCCTCTAGCGATTCGTGAAGCTGACCGGGTTGAGAGTATGCGAAATAAGGCTGATTTACAAGGGTTGCCGTCGTCCCCGGTTGACTCTTCTATATACAGTGTCGGTAACGTTGATATTTTTGGGTGA